The Belonocnema kinseyi isolate 2016_QV_RU_SX_M_011 chromosome 10, B_treatae_v1, whole genome shotgun sequence genome has a window encoding:
- the LOC117181098 gene encoding uncharacterized protein LOC117181098: MANLLAVKYLPLLFQPVACRLKKSCTDHSTGKENTCDKINVSPPDPKNVKEREQASVRTKTKQLHVDFFVEIENASQLRPLIAEKKNEARRNSSTVQPFMIGIIGEKKIKSYVVLNEIIYDVDSIVHAVDTCFKVFFALEAEYLIACKPVWMFIQKYIYEIELDKTYTTEESVISDFQA; encoded by the exons atggcga ATTTGTTGGCAGTAAAATACCTTCCGTTGTTGTTTCAACCAGTAGCTTGTCGATTAAAGAAAAGTTGTACTGATCATTCAACTGGCAAAGAGAATACGTGTGATAAAATCAACGTATCACCGCCTGATCCCAAAAACGTGAAGGAACGTGAACAAGCATCAGTTCGTACAAAGACTAAACAGCTGCATgtcgacttttttgtagaaatagag AATGCATCACAATTAAGGCCACTCATTGCAGAAAAAAAGAATGAAGCGAGAAGAAATTCATCGACAGTTCAACCATTTATGATTGGCATTATCGGCGAAAAGAAAATAAAGTCATACGTGGTACTCaatgagattatttacgatgttGACAGTATAGTTCATGCAGTTGATActtgttttaaagtattttttgcttTGGAAGCTGAATATCTTATCGCGTGCAAACCAGTGTGGATGTTTATTCAAAAGTATATCTACGAAATCGAGTTAGATAAAACATACACGACTGAAGAAAGCGTTATAAGTGACTTTCAGGCTTAG